The following proteins are co-located in the Urocitellus parryii isolate mUroPar1 chromosome 15, mUroPar1.hap1, whole genome shotgun sequence genome:
- the Mc1r gene encoding melanocyte-stimulating hormone receptor: MPVQRRLLGSLNSTPTATPQLRLATNQTGPHCLLVSIPDGLFLGLGLVSLVENMLVVVAIAKNRNLHSPMYCFICCLALSDLLVSTSNVLETAIFLLLEVGALATPAAVVQQLDNVMDVLTCGSMVSSLCFLGAIAVDRYISIFYALRYHSIVTLPRARGAIVAIWAASILSSILFITYYNHAAVLLCLVTFFLAMLALMAALYIHMLARACQHAQGIAQLHKMQRPVHQGFRLKGAVTLTTLLGVFFLCWGPFFLHLTLIVLCPQHPACSCVFRNFNLFLALIICNSIADPLIYAFRSRELRLTLKEVLLCS, from the exons ATGCCTGTACAGAGGAGGCTCCTGGGCTCTCTCAACTCCACCCCTACGGCCACCCCTCAGCTCCGGCTGGCCACCAACCAGACGGGCCCCCACTGCCTGCTGGTGTCCATTCCTGATGGGCTCTTCCTTGGCCTGGGGCTGGTGAGCTTGGTGGAGAACATGCTGGTGGTGGTGGCCATCGCCAAGAACCGCAACCTGCACTCTCCCATGTACTGCTTCATCTGCTGCCTGGCCCTGTCTGACCTGCTGGTGAGCACCAGCAATGTGCTGGAGACTGCCATCTTCCTGCTGCTGGAGGTGGGCGCCCTGGCAACGCCAGCCGCTGTGGTGCAGCAGCTGGACAATGTCATGGACGTGCTCACCTGTGGCTCCATGGTGTCCAGCCTCTGCTTTCTGGGTGCCATTGCTGTGGACCGCTACATCTCCATCTTCTACGCACTACGCTATCACAGCATTGTGACGCTGCCCCGCGCACGGGGGGCCATCGTGGCAATCTGGGCGGccagcatcctctccagcatccTCTTCATCACCTACTACAACCACGCAGCTGTCCTGCTTTGTCTGGTCACCTTCTTTCTGGCTATGCTGGCACTCATGGCAGCTCTCTACATCCACATGCTTGCCCGGGCGTGCCAGCATGCCCAGGGCATCGCCCAGCTCCACAAGATGCAGCGACCCGTGCACCAGGGCTTCCGCCTGAAGGGCGCTGTGACCCTCACTACCCTCCTGGGTGTTTTCTTCCTGTGCTGGGGCCCCTTTTTCCTGCACCTCACCCTCATCGTTCTCTGCCCCCAGCACCCTGCCTGCAGCTGTGTCTTCAGGAACTTCAACCTCTTCCTGGCCCTCATCATATGCAACTCCATTGCAGACCCTCTCATCTATGCCTTCCGCAGCCGGGAGCTCCGCCTGACACTCAAGGAGGTGCTGCTGTGCTCCTG A